The window AGGCGTGGCGGTGGATGTTCATCGCCTGCGCGGTGCCCTCGATCGTCTACGGCGTTATCGCCCTGCTGCTGCCCGAGTCGCCGCGCTACCTGGTCAAGGCAGGTCGCGAGAAGCAGGCCGAAGAGGTGCTGAAGCGCATCGGCACCCCCGACCCGGCGAAGGCCGTCGCCGACATCACCGGATCCCTGCACAAGGACGAGGTCGCCGAGTCGCAGGGCACGCTGCGCGGCCCCGTGCTTGGCCTCAAGGGCATCGTGTGGATCGGCATCCTGCTGTCGGTGTTCCAGCAGTTCGTCGGCATCAACGTGATCTTCTACTACTCGACGACCCTCTGGAAGGCCGTCGGGTTCGACGAGTCCGACTCCTTCACGATCAGCGTGTTCACGTCGGTGACGAACATCGTGGTGACCTTCATCGCGATCGCCCTGGTCGACAAGGTCGGCCGGCGCCCGCTGCTGCTCATCGGCTCCACGGGCATGGCGGTGACCCTCGCGACGATGGCGATCGCGTTCGCCAACTCGGTCACGGTCGACGGCGAGGTGAGCCTTCCGGGCGCATGGGGCCCGGTCGCACTCGTCGCCGCGAACCTCTTCGTCGTCGCATTCGGCTTCTCGTGGGGCCCGCTCGTGTGGGTGCTGCTCGGGGAGATCTTCCCGAACAGCATCCGTGGGCGTGCGCTCGGCCTCGCGGCCGCCGCGCAGTGGATCGCGAACTTCCTCGTCACGGTGTCGTTCCCGGCCATGTCGGAGTTCTCGCTGTTCTGGACCTACTCGATG is drawn from Agromyces sp. Leaf222 and contains these coding sequences:
- a CDS encoding sugar porter family MFS transporter yields the protein MSGANSDAQKLPKGVNRKVIGLAAAGAVGGFLFGFDSSVVNGAVDAIQDEFALSAAITGFAVASALLGCALGAELAGRLADRFGRIPVMIIGAVLFLISSLGAGFAFGVVDLIIWRVLGGVGIGIASVVAPAYIAEISPSAIRGRLASLQQLAIVFGIFAALLSDSLFAAAAGGADQPFWFGLEAWRWMFIACAVPSIVYGVIALLLPESPRYLVKAGREKQAEEVLKRIGTPDPAKAVADITGSLHKDEVAESQGTLRGPVLGLKGIVWIGILLSVFQQFVGINVIFYYSTTLWKAVGFDESDSFTISVFTSVTNIVVTFIAIALVDKVGRRPLLLIGSTGMAVTLATMAIAFANSVTVDGEVSLPGAWGPVALVAANLFVVAFGFSWGPLVWVLLGEIFPNSIRGRALGLAAAAQWIANFLVTVSFPAMSEFSLFWTYSMYAAFAVLSFIFVLWKVPETKGMALEDSEAVFAAGTARDKRRRASQAAAG